The Gemmatimonadota bacterium genome has a segment encoding these proteins:
- a CDS encoding glycosyltransferase family 2 protein — MLYICIPVHNEAPTIGVLLWKLRAVFQDYAREYEIIVFNDGSTDATAETLAGYESVLPLTILGGDKHVGYAAALTELFMAASARTKYARRDAVITLQGDFTDRPELIPEFVKRFEGGADIVVGEVAAPAPLATPVPVRRLRRLAPFALRPFVRTAGIADPFGSFRLYRVSVLRDALKAAGDGPMLAGTGWATNVDVLLSSVPHARRVELLPLEPRYDLRMRDSRLRPMSDAWALFTYGRSARRRSLNELPAKP; from the coding sequence GTGCTCTACATCTGCATTCCCGTCCACAACGAGGCCCCCACCATCGGGGTGCTCCTCTGGAAACTCCGCGCCGTGTTCCAGGACTACGCGCGGGAGTATGAGATCATCGTCTTCAACGACGGCAGCACGGACGCGACCGCGGAGACGCTGGCCGGATACGAGTCGGTGCTTCCCCTCACGATCCTCGGCGGGGACAAGCACGTTGGGTATGCCGCCGCCCTGACCGAGTTGTTCATGGCAGCTTCGGCCCGGACCAAGTACGCCCGACGGGATGCCGTGATTACCCTCCAGGGGGACTTTACCGATCGCCCCGAGCTGATTCCGGAGTTCGTGAAGCGCTTCGAGGGTGGTGCCGACATCGTCGTGGGGGAAGTCGCTGCGCCGGCACCCCTCGCCACGCCGGTGCCGGTGCGCCGACTGCGACGCCTCGCCCCGTTCGCCCTGCGCCCGTTTGTCCGCACCGCGGGAATCGCTGATCCCTTTGGCTCGTTCCGCCTGTATCGGGTCTCGGTGCTTCGGGACGCCCTCAAGGCGGCAGGCGATGGTCCGATGCTCGCAGGCACCGGCTGGGCAACCAATGTCGACGTGTTGCTCTCGTCGGTGCCCCACGCGCGACGAGTGGAGTTGCTCCCCCTCGAGCCGCGTTACGACCTGCGCATGCGCGACTCCCGCCTGCGTCCCATGTCCGATGCGTGGGCGCTGTTCACGTATGGCCGGTCGGCGCGACGCCGCTCGCTGAACGAGTTGCCCGCCAAGCCGTAG
- a CDS encoding glycosyltransferase family 4 protein, whose product MAAPLAPLAPLRLLHVDAGREWRGGQRQVFLLARGQRDRGGEPLVIAQADSPLVKRLRAAGMAASSLRMRGDWDLGAARRLRAHIKAWRPDVVHAHDARSHALALVALLGLPRIPLVVTRRVVFVPRGRLKYGRRVSRFIAISQAVRSALVEGGVTEDRIDVVYSGVPAPRPEPPRDWRVELGWPRDAVICGLVGAMTSEKGTSLLQEITHQLSPAARSRCRLVLLGGRGAGLEEVSGVPCFRAGFVDAIGPAVAGLDVLWHPSAAEGLGTSVIDAMALGVPPVAFAVGGLPELISAGTSGLLVPAGDVTAFAAAASRLIEEPAVRSALGQAGPGQAARFGVDAMVDGNESIYRAVLAAQTSGAARG is encoded by the coding sequence ATGGCTGCTCCACTCGCACCCCTCGCCCCGCTCCGCCTCCTGCATGTCGATGCCGGTCGCGAATGGCGGGGGGGCCAACGTCAGGTCTTCCTCCTGGCGCGGGGACAGCGTGATCGCGGGGGGGAGCCACTCGTTATCGCCCAGGCGGATTCGCCCCTGGTCAAGCGGCTTCGCGCCGCTGGCATGGCCGCATCGTCGCTTCGCATGCGCGGCGACTGGGACCTCGGGGCCGCCCGTCGGCTTCGCGCACACATCAAGGCCTGGCGTCCGGACGTGGTCCACGCGCACGACGCGCGGTCGCACGCCCTCGCTCTGGTCGCACTGCTCGGCCTCCCTCGCATCCCCCTCGTGGTGACCCGCCGCGTGGTCTTCGTCCCTCGCGGGCGGTTGAAGTACGGACGACGCGTGTCGCGGTTCATCGCGATTTCTCAGGCTGTCCGTAGCGCGCTCGTCGAAGGAGGCGTGACCGAGGATCGGATCGACGTCGTGTATTCGGGCGTACCGGCGCCGCGCCCGGAGCCGCCCCGCGATTGGCGCGTCGAGCTCGGATGGCCGCGCGACGCCGTGATTTGCGGACTGGTCGGCGCCATGACCTCCGAGAAGGGCACATCGCTACTGCAGGAGATCACCCACCAACTGAGCCCTGCGGCACGGTCGCGCTGTCGGCTGGTCCTCCTTGGGGGTCGGGGCGCAGGGCTCGAGGAGGTGAGCGGCGTGCCGTGTTTTCGTGCAGGCTTTGTCGACGCCATCGGGCCCGCCGTGGCCGGGCTGGACGTCTTGTGGCACCCGTCTGCGGCTGAAGGGCTCGGGACCTCGGTGATTGACGCCATGGCGCTCGGTGTCCCCCCGGTTGCCTTCGCAGTCGGCGGGCTCCCCGAGTTGATCTCGGCGGGGACATCGGGCCTCCTGGTCCCGGCGGGCGACGTCACGGCCTTTGCCGCCGCCGCCTCGCGACTCATCGAGGAGCCCGCCGTCCGCAGTGCGCTCGGTCAGGCCGGACCCGGTCAAGCCGCCCGCTTTGGCGTGGATGCCATGGTTGATGGCAACGAGTCCATCTATCGTGCGGTTTTGGCGGCCCAGACCTCTGGCGCAGCTCGCGGGTAA
- a CDS encoding BamA/TamA family outer membrane protein has protein sequence MAGALALACPLAAVAQGRTQVRCAGQVITDVVVRTEAPSFGASMDRLPWLGRAVTHVHRTTSAGVIRALLVLKPGDRCTPLRRSESERLLLAMPFIADASVTAYPDGAGVRIEVITVDEPQVVLDAGIKGVSPFVSRFTLGSANLLGNAVYASGQWRDGGFYRDVFAGRYTNYQLFAKPYQLDLRGGRRELGYDWSGQVAFPFLTDVQRVAWRLSTGGSQEYTRFFRGGERPASIPVRREFMEGSVIGRIGPSARMGLIGTQFSVEDVEPGQTPVVITPGGIVADTTTALMGRYAPFRSVRLNALLGFRRVRFRRVTGFDALNAPQDLRTGVQLSSTIGRSLPTSRGASRGESYVGSELYAGIAGARTFAAIDADVEARRSDTGEWNDLVTNGRAAGYLRPHPRHLVTVDLSWSAVRDSRTPVQLTFADRRGGLRGYHRSWLGGGSRVIARAEERWRIANIRGAAAVGVAAFVDAGIIESDGSPLGTSSGWRQSVGLSLIAAAPARSQRMYRVDFALPTNRRDGARFELRLTSEDRTQQFWRLPNDIRSARERVLPQSVFRWP, from the coding sequence GTGGCCGGCGCCCTGGCGCTGGCGTGCCCTCTGGCCGCGGTCGCGCAGGGCCGGACGCAGGTCCGGTGCGCGGGCCAGGTGATCACCGACGTGGTGGTGCGGACCGAGGCACCGTCGTTTGGGGCGTCGATGGACCGCCTTCCCTGGCTGGGCCGCGCAGTGACACATGTCCATCGCACGACCTCGGCCGGGGTGATTCGCGCCCTCCTGGTCCTCAAGCCTGGCGATCGCTGTACACCACTGCGTCGATCGGAGAGCGAGCGGTTGCTGCTCGCAATGCCGTTCATCGCGGACGCCTCGGTCACGGCCTACCCTGACGGGGCGGGCGTGCGAATCGAGGTCATCACGGTCGATGAACCACAGGTGGTGCTCGATGCCGGGATCAAGGGAGTGTCGCCCTTTGTGTCGCGTTTCACCCTGGGGAGCGCCAACCTTCTCGGGAACGCCGTGTACGCGTCGGGGCAGTGGCGTGATGGAGGCTTCTACCGCGATGTCTTCGCCGGGCGATACACGAACTACCAGCTCTTTGCCAAGCCGTACCAGCTGGACCTGCGAGGCGGGCGTCGTGAGCTGGGGTACGATTGGTCAGGCCAAGTGGCCTTTCCGTTCCTTACGGACGTGCAACGCGTGGCATGGCGTCTGTCGACAGGCGGCAGTCAGGAGTACACTCGGTTCTTTCGCGGGGGCGAACGGCCCGCCTCGATCCCGGTGCGTCGCGAGTTCATGGAGGGGAGCGTGATCGGGCGGATCGGGCCGTCGGCGCGCATGGGGTTGATCGGGACGCAGTTCTCGGTGGAGGACGTGGAGCCCGGACAAACACCTGTCGTCATCACCCCCGGGGGGATCGTGGCGGACACGACCACCGCGCTCATGGGCCGATATGCGCCGTTCCGCAGCGTTCGGTTGAACGCGCTGCTGGGGTTTCGTCGTGTACGGTTTCGTCGCGTGACGGGGTTCGATGCGTTGAATGCCCCGCAGGACCTGCGCACCGGGGTGCAGCTGAGTTCCACGATTGGCCGCAGCCTGCCGACCTCGCGCGGGGCCTCTCGCGGGGAGTCGTACGTGGGGAGTGAGCTGTACGCGGGGATTGCCGGGGCGCGCACGTTCGCGGCGATCGACGCTGATGTGGAGGCGCGTCGCAGTGACACCGGGGAGTGGAACGACCTGGTGACGAACGGCCGTGCGGCGGGGTACCTGCGCCCGCATCCGCGTCACCTGGTGACGGTGGACCTGAGCTGGTCAGCGGTGCGGGACTCGCGCACGCCGGTCCAACTGACGTTTGCCGACCGGCGTGGTGGGTTGCGCGGCTACCATCGTTCGTGGCTTGGTGGCGGGAGCCGCGTGATCGCCCGGGCGGAGGAGCGGTGGAGGATCGCCAACATCCGCGGGGCCGCTGCGGTTGGCGTGGCGGCATTCGTCGACGCCGGGATCATCGAGTCGGACGGGTCGCCGTTAGGCACGTCGAGCGGGTGGCGGCAGTCGGTCGGTCTCTCGCTGATCGCCGCAGCTCCGGCGCGTTCGCAGCGGATGTACCGCGTGGACTTCGCCCTGCCGACCAACCGCCGCGACGGCGCGCGCTTCGAGCTGCGCCTGACGAGTGAGGACCGCACCCAACAGTTCTGGCGACTGCCCAACGACATCCGCTCCGCGCGGGAGCGCGTGCTGCCGCAGTCGGTGTTCCGCTGGCCGTAA
- a CDS encoding peptide MFS transporter → MTEMWERFSYYGIRGLLVLYMAAPLASGGFGFDRAEASAIYGIYAASVYLASLPGGWVADRWLGLQRAVFVGGVLIALGHLAIGLSAAFEQAAFFLGLVLIVLGTGLLKGNVSALVGGLYPEGGARQDAGFSIFYMGINTGAFIAPLITGFLGEKIGWHWGFGTAGLGMLVGLFVFRAQARPRLGDNGLHPSGTPAEQARARTISLAVFALAFLVVILAMFGVFRPDPVVIAGQMSTIMLTMSALYFAYMFLFAGLTTDEKKRVAVIMVLFVFSMFFWGAFEQAPTSLNLFAADFTDRSLFGWDMPVSWLQSLNSLFVILFAPVLAIVWERLGAKGRNPSSPTKFAVALIGAGLGFWLMVNAADRVAASGGTLKVSVWWLTASYFLQSIGELCLSPVGLSSMILLAPKRFVGQMMGVWFTSIALGNLFAGIVGGDVDPNQLNAMPDLFRRTAFALFLAAAVLALLIVPIRRMMADKAGGQAKA, encoded by the coding sequence ATGACAGAGATGTGGGAACGGTTCTCGTATTACGGCATTCGCGGGTTGTTGGTGTTGTACATGGCGGCCCCGCTCGCCAGCGGAGGGTTCGGCTTTGACCGCGCGGAGGCCTCGGCGATTTACGGGATCTACGCGGCGTCCGTGTACCTCGCCTCGCTTCCCGGCGGGTGGGTCGCGGATCGCTGGCTTGGCTTGCAGCGCGCCGTCTTTGTCGGTGGCGTGCTGATTGCGCTCGGCCACCTCGCCATTGGACTCTCCGCCGCGTTCGAGCAGGCCGCATTCTTCCTCGGGCTCGTCTTGATCGTGCTGGGGACCGGGCTGCTCAAGGGGAACGTCTCGGCGCTGGTCGGCGGCCTGTACCCGGAAGGTGGGGCCCGGCAGGATGCGGGATTCTCCATCTTCTACATGGGGATCAACACCGGTGCGTTCATCGCGCCACTGATCACCGGGTTCCTCGGCGAGAAGATCGGCTGGCACTGGGGCTTTGGCACGGCCGGCCTGGGGATGTTGGTCGGTCTCTTCGTGTTCCGGGCGCAAGCGCGCCCCCGCCTTGGGGACAATGGCCTGCATCCTTCGGGCACACCGGCCGAGCAGGCGCGGGCGCGCACCATCTCCCTCGCGGTGTTTGCGCTGGCCTTCCTCGTGGTAATCCTGGCCATGTTCGGCGTCTTCCGGCCGGACCCGGTGGTGATCGCGGGGCAGATGAGCACGATCATGCTCACGATGTCGGCGCTCTACTTCGCCTACATGTTCCTTTTCGCCGGACTCACGACCGATGAGAAGAAGCGTGTCGCGGTGATCATGGTGCTGTTTGTCTTCTCCATGTTCTTCTGGGGCGCCTTCGAGCAAGCGCCCACGTCGCTCAACCTGTTCGCCGCCGACTTCACCGACCGTTCCCTGTTTGGCTGGGACATGCCCGTCTCCTGGCTGCAATCGCTGAATTCGCTGTTTGTCATCCTGTTCGCTCCGGTCCTTGCGATCGTGTGGGAACGCCTGGGGGCGAAGGGACGGAACCCCTCGAGCCCCACGAAGTTCGCGGTGGCCCTCATCGGCGCCGGACTCGGCTTCTGGCTCATGGTGAACGCGGCCGACCGGGTCGCCGCCAGCGGCGGGACCCTCAAGGTCTCGGTGTGGTGGCTGACCGCGAGTTACTTCCTCCAGTCGATCGGGGAGTTGTGCCTCTCGCCCGTGGGGTTGAGCAGCATGATCCTCCTGGCCCCCAAGCGGTTCGTCGGCCAGATGATGGGGGTCTGGTTCACGTCGATCGCGTTAGGCAACTTGTTCGCCGGCATCGTCGGGGGCGACGTGGACCCCAACCAGCTGAACGCCATGCCCGACCTCTTCCGGCGCACCGCGTTCGCCCTCTTCCTGGCAGCTGCCGTCCTGGCCCTGCTCATCGTGCCCATTCGCCGGATGATGGCGGACAAGGCGGGGGGCCAGGCCAAGGCGTAA
- a CDS encoding ABC transporter ATP-binding protein → MTAPLLSVRNLAVHFPVRSGLFGRVTGAVRAVDGVSFDIHPGETLGIVGESGCGKTTMGRAILRLVEPTAGSIHFDGVDFRALKGKALRAMRRHLQIIFQDPFSSLNPRLTVGTTIKEGLLVHRIAEGAAADQRVAQLLDEVGLQAAYASRYPHEFSGGQRQRVGIARALAVEPRLIVCDEPVSALDVSVQAQVINLLQDLQKRRGLAYLFIAHDLSVVEHMANRVGVMYLGRFMEIAQADALYREPLMPYTQALLSAIPVPDPERKRNRIVLAGDPPSPANPPAGCVFHPRCHHPARDAACASIVPPLEEKAPAHWTACLKQPPTVVPWPEQQRAGATHEPVRHVPSESLHPSGS, encoded by the coding sequence ATGACCGCTCCCTTGCTGAGTGTGCGCAACCTCGCTGTCCACTTCCCGGTCCGCTCCGGATTGTTTGGCCGAGTGACAGGAGCCGTGCGGGCGGTGGACGGCGTGTCGTTCGACATCCATCCCGGGGAGACGTTAGGCATCGTCGGGGAGTCGGGATGCGGCAAGACCACCATGGGCCGCGCGATCCTGCGCCTGGTCGAGCCAACCGCCGGGTCGATCCACTTCGACGGGGTCGACTTTCGGGCGCTCAAGGGCAAGGCCCTGCGGGCGATGCGCCGGCACCTGCAGATCATCTTCCAGGATCCGTTCTCGTCGCTCAACCCGCGCCTCACGGTCGGGACGACCATCAAGGAAGGGTTGCTCGTTCATCGCATCGCCGAGGGCGCCGCCGCCGACCAGCGTGTGGCGCAGCTCCTCGATGAGGTCGGCCTGCAAGCCGCCTACGCCTCGCGGTACCCGCACGAGTTCTCGGGCGGCCAGCGGCAGCGCGTTGGCATTGCCCGGGCTCTCGCCGTCGAGCCGCGACTCATCGTCTGCGACGAGCCGGTGTCGGCGCTCGACGTCTCGGTGCAGGCCCAGGTGATCAACCTGCTGCAGGACCTACAGAAGCGGCGTGGCCTGGCCTACCTGTTCATTGCGCACGACCTCTCCGTCGTCGAACACATGGCCAATCGCGTTGGGGTGATGTACCTCGGCCGGTTCATGGAAATTGCGCAAGCGGATGCGTTGTATCGTGAGCCGCTGATGCCGTACACCCAGGCGTTGCTCTCGGCGATCCCGGTGCCCGATCCCGAGCGCAAGCGCAACCGCATTGTCCTCGCCGGCGACCCACCCTCACCGGCCAACCCGCCGGCTGGGTGCGTCTTTCATCCGCGCTGTCATCACCCGGCCCGGGATGCCGCCTGCGCGTCCATCGTGCCGCCGCTGGAAGAAAAGGCACCGGCACACTGGACGGCCTGCCTCAAGCAGCCGCCGACGGTGGTGCCGTGGCCCGAACAGCAACGGGCCGGTGCCACGCACGAACCGGTGCGCCACGTGCCTTCCGAATCCCTGCATCCCTCTGGTAGCTGA
- a CDS encoding ABC transporter ATP-binding protein — protein MTTPDSARALLSVENLRTWFHTRDGVARAVDGVSFDVSPGETLCVVGESGSGKSVTALSLLRLIDPPGRIEAGSRIVFEGRDLMTASEEEVRRLRGNRIAMVFQEPMSALNPVFTVGDQVAEVARIHDGASRRAAWDRAVEMLSLVGIPDPAQRARQYPHEMSGGMRQRVLIAMALVMNPAVLIADEPTTALDVTIQAQILELLASVQQRFGTAIILITHDLGVVAEAADRVLVMYGGQVVERAAVRELFARPQHPYTQGLLRAMPRVGQGRDRLLTIPGTVPSPTAWPSGCRFRDRCALAFDRCATEAPELAGPTVAHATRCHVAGTPLPAAGVPA, from the coding sequence ATGACCACCCCTGATTCCGCGCGCGCCCTCCTCAGCGTGGAGAACCTCCGCACCTGGTTCCACACGCGCGACGGCGTCGCCCGCGCGGTGGACGGCGTGTCGTTCGACGTCTCCCCTGGCGAGACGTTGTGCGTCGTCGGCGAATCGGGGAGCGGAAAGTCGGTGACCGCGCTGTCGCTGCTCCGCCTGATTGACCCGCCGGGACGCATCGAGGCCGGCTCGCGCATCGTCTTCGAGGGGCGCGACCTGATGACCGCCAGCGAGGAGGAGGTCCGCCGCCTCCGTGGCAACCGCATCGCCATGGTGTTCCAGGAGCCGATGTCCGCACTCAACCCGGTCTTCACGGTCGGTGACCAGGTGGCCGAGGTCGCGCGCATCCATGACGGCGCGAGTCGCCGGGCCGCGTGGGACCGCGCCGTGGAGATGTTGTCCCTGGTTGGTATTCCCGATCCCGCCCAGCGGGCGCGGCAGTACCCCCACGAAATGTCCGGTGGGATGCGCCAGCGCGTCCTGATCGCGATGGCGCTGGTGATGAACCCCGCCGTGCTGATCGCGGACGAACCGACCACCGCCCTCGACGTCACCATCCAGGCCCAGATCCTCGAGCTGCTGGCCTCGGTGCAACAGCGCTTCGGCACGGCCATCATCCTCATCACGCACGACCTCGGCGTGGTCGCCGAAGCCGCGGACCGCGTGCTCGTCATGTACGGGGGGCAGGTGGTGGAGCGCGCCGCGGTGCGCGAGCTGTTCGCGCGCCCGCAGCATCCGTACACGCAGGGGTTGTTGCGAGCCATGCCGCGCGTAGGCCAGGGACGTGATCGACTCCTCACGATTCCCGGCACGGTGCCGTCACCAACGGCGTGGCCGTCCGGCTGCCGCTTCCGGGACCGATGCGCGCTCGCCTTCGATCGCTGCGCCACCGAGGCTCCCGAGCTCGCCGGACCAACGGTGGCGCACGCCACGCGCTGCCACGTGGCCGGCACGCCGCTCCCGGCGGCTGGAGTCCCGGCATGA
- a CDS encoding ABC transporter permease, whose amino-acid sequence MAETPASTLAIDSLPVSRVPAPRASWGRAILADRAGRIAVAFLVLLALAALGAPYITSYGPGEILDAVALKDRPPSSAHWFGTDPSSRDVFSRMLYGARVSLRIAVMAATLAATIGLAWGTVAAMSRPLIDGALMRTVDAFLSIPRLLLVLTVVALWPSVSPGALIIVLGCTGWFGIARLARTEALAIRSREFTAAAVALGVSWPALVARHVLPHVLGPVIVATTIAVGQVVVIEAGLFFLGVVPRAEASWGSIIFDGREAPVARWWLTLIPGLFLIAISLAVNTIAGRLRSAINPRQLHRR is encoded by the coding sequence ATGGCTGAGACCCCCGCCAGCACCCTGGCCATCGACAGCCTCCCCGTGTCGCGCGTGCCGGCGCCGCGCGCCTCGTGGGGACGCGCCATCCTCGCGGATCGCGCGGGCCGCATCGCGGTCGCGTTCCTCGTCCTGCTGGCGCTCGCGGCCCTCGGGGCCCCATACATCACCTCCTACGGACCGGGCGAGATCCTGGATGCAGTCGCCCTCAAAGACCGGCCGCCGTCGAGTGCGCATTGGTTCGGCACCGACCCCAGCTCTCGCGACGTCTTCAGCCGGATGTTGTACGGCGCCCGAGTTTCCCTCCGCATCGCCGTGATGGCGGCAACCTTGGCGGCAACGATCGGGCTGGCCTGGGGAACCGTCGCCGCCATGTCCCGCCCCCTCATCGACGGGGCGTTGATGCGCACGGTCGACGCATTCCTGTCCATCCCACGACTGCTGCTCGTGCTCACCGTAGTCGCCCTCTGGCCCAGCGTGAGCCCGGGCGCCTTGATCATCGTGCTCGGGTGCACCGGGTGGTTCGGGATCGCGCGCCTCGCACGCACCGAGGCCCTGGCAATCCGGAGTCGCGAGTTCACGGCGGCTGCCGTTGCCCTCGGGGTGTCATGGCCTGCGCTGGTCGCACGACATGTCCTCCCGCACGTCCTGGGGCCGGTCATCGTCGCGACGACGATAGCCGTCGGACAGGTGGTGGTCATCGAGGCGGGGCTCTTCTTCCTCGGCGTCGTGCCAAGGGCCGAGGCAAGCTGGGGCAGCATCATTTTCGACGGGCGTGAAGCGCCGGTCGCCCGCTGGTGGCTGACCCTGATCCCGGGCCTCTTCCTCATCGCGATCTCTTTGGCGGTGAATACCATCGCCGGCCGCTTGCGGAGCGCGATCAACCCGCGCCAGCTTCACCGCCGATGA
- a CDS encoding ABC transporter permease codes for MGHFLLRRLLMGLATMFVVATATFVLLHAAPGEPFADQLEDPRFTPEQRALRRAQAGLDAPVPVQYIRYLGALAKGDLGDSFAKRRPVRTLLAERLPRTMLVMGTALIVGFGLGILLGAWQAAHVSSTGDRWAERITVALGAVPDFWIAYALLLLFGLELRAFPVSGMTTPVEHDFMSLGERVRDIGHHLVLPVTSLALLILSLVARHQRAALLDILPEDFVRTARAKGVPPAIVVRRHALRAALLPTITLFGLSLPALVGGAVLVESVFSWPGMGQLAVEAIAARDYPVVLGVTLVASGMVVLGGILADLLMQRADPRTRHG; via the coding sequence GTGGGACACTTCCTCCTGCGACGCCTCTTGATGGGGCTGGCCACGATGTTCGTGGTCGCCACCGCCACCTTCGTCCTCCTGCACGCCGCACCGGGAGAGCCATTCGCCGACCAGCTTGAGGACCCGCGGTTCACGCCGGAACAACGCGCCCTGCGTCGCGCGCAAGCCGGGCTCGATGCCCCCGTGCCGGTCCAGTACATCCGCTACCTCGGCGCGCTGGCCAAGGGCGACCTCGGCGATTCGTTCGCCAAGCGGCGCCCGGTTCGCACCCTGCTCGCCGAACGCCTGCCGCGCACCATGCTGGTGATGGGGACCGCCCTCATCGTCGGCTTCGGGTTGGGAATCCTCCTCGGGGCCTGGCAGGCGGCGCATGTGAGCTCGACGGGCGACCGCTGGGCCGAACGAATCACCGTGGCGTTAGGCGCGGTCCCCGACTTCTGGATCGCGTACGCCCTGCTCCTTCTGTTCGGGCTTGAGCTTCGCGCGTTCCCGGTTAGCGGGATGACCACGCCAGTGGAGCATGACTTCATGTCCCTGGGCGAGCGCGTGCGCGACATCGGCCACCACCTCGTGCTGCCGGTGACTTCACTCGCGCTGTTGATCCTCTCCCTGGTGGCCCGGCACCAGCGGGCGGCCCTGCTCGACATCCTTCCGGAGGACTTCGTGCGGACCGCCCGGGCGAAGGGGGTCCCACCGGCCATCGTCGTCCGCCGCCATGCCCTCCGCGCCGCGCTGCTCCCGACCATCACCTTGTTCGGCCTCTCGCTGCCCGCGCTCGTTGGGGGGGCCGTGCTGGTGGAGTCAGTGTTCAGCTGGCCAGGGATGGGGCAACTCGCCGTCGAGGCCATTGCCGCGCGCGACTATCCGGTGGTGCTGGGCGTGACCCTGGTGGCCAGTGGCATGGTGGTCCTGGGTGGCATCCTGGCGGACCTCCTGATGCAACGCGCTGATCCGCGCACCCGGCATGGCTGA